In one Gossypium hirsutum isolate 1008001.06 chromosome D09, Gossypium_hirsutum_v2.1, whole genome shotgun sequence genomic region, the following are encoded:
- the LOC121221088 gene encoding ribosome biogenesis protein WDR12 homolog, with protein sequence MEIERETNEGNSRRIQVRFITKLKAPYKVPTTAIAIPSDLSRIGLSSIVNKLLQAVDSEWKTEPFDFLIDGELVRMSLEQFLLVKGISAEKILEIEYIRAVAPRKEEEPSPHDDWVSAVDGSSPRFILTGCYDSLGRIWKQAGWCTHILEGHSGAISSVRIINSEGAGSATVATASKDRTLRLWKFDAEDSTDHPARIRAFKILRGHNASVHSIAAKTSGDMICSGSWDCTINLWRTNDTDTNGDTVSIKKRKVNNKIEESQSEGEAVSTLVGHTQCVSSVVWPQHDTIYSASWDHSVRKWDVETGKDLSDIFCGKALNCIDIGGEGLALIAAGGSDPVLRIWDPRKPGTSAPTFQFSSHSSWISACKWHNTSPLHLLSSSYDGKVMLWDLRTAWPVSIIDTHKDKVLCADWWKGDCVVSGGVDTQLRISSDISIH encoded by the exons ATGGAAATTGAAAGAGAAACCAATGAAGGCAACTCAAGGAGGATTCAAGTCCGATTTATAACGAAATTAAAAGCACCATATAAAGTTCCGACAACAGCCATTGCCATCCCTTCTGACCTCTCTCGTATAGGCCTTTCCTCCATTGTTAACAAGCTTCTTCAAGCTG TGGATTCTGAGTGGAAAACCGAGCCCTTTGATTTCCTGATCGATGGGGAGCTGGTTCGGATGTCACTTGAGCAGTTTCTTCTTGTCAAAGGCATTTCTGCG gagaaaattttggaaattgaatacATAAGAGCCGTTGCCCCTCGAAAAGAGGAAGAGCCTTCTCCGCATGATGATTGGGTCAGTGCTGTTGACGGTTCTAGTCCTAG GTTCATTTTGACTGGTTGCTATGATAGTTTGGGAAG GATATGGAAACAAGCTGGATGGTGTACGCATATACTAGAAGGACACAGTGGTGCAATTTCATCTGTTCGTATCATCAACTCAGAAG GGGCAGGAAGTGCAACAGTAGCCACTGCTTCAAAAGATCGAACTCTGAGACTGTGGAAG TTTGATGCAGAGGACTCTACTGACCATCCTGCAAGGATAAGAGCATTCAAGATATTACGTGGGCATAATGCATCTGTACACAGCATTGCAGCAAAGACATCTGGAGACATG ATTTGCTCAGGTTCTTGGGATTGTACGATCAATTTATGGCGGACAAATGACACTGATACAAATGGGGACACGGTATCAATCAAGAAAAGGAAGGTTAATAATAAAATTGAGGAGTCTCAATCAGAG GGAGAGGCCGTCTCTACACTTGTGGGCCATACACAGTGCGTCTCCTCTGTGGTTTGGCCTCAGCACGATACAATTTATTCGGCATCATGGGATCACTCTGTCAGAAAATGGGATGTCGAGACAGGCAAAGATTTGTCTGATATA TTCTGTGGCAAGGCCCTCAACTGCATTGATATAGGAGGTGAAGGATTGGCTCTCATCGCTGCTGGTGGTTCCGATCCAGTTCTTAGAATATGGGATCCTCGTAAACCAG GAACATCGGCACCCACGTTTCAGTTCTCTTCACATAGTTCTTGGATTTCAGCTTGCAAGTGGCACAATACGTCTCCTCTTCATTTACTTTCTTCATCTTATGATGGGAAAGTAATGTTGTGGGATCTAAGAACAGCG TGGCCTGTTTCTATCATCGATACGCACAAAGACAAG GTATTATGTGCAGACTGGTGGAAGGGTGACTGCGTGGTGAGCGGTGGGGTGGACACTCAGCTCCGAATTTCTTCGGACATCTCTATCCATTGA
- the LOC107888542 gene encoding UDP-glycosyltransferase 83A1: MENPHILVIPYPAQGHVIPLMDLSSCLLKHGFKITFVTLEFNHQNAMDILALRGEEMGNRVHLVSVPDGLGSSEERNQPGKISEAILQTMPRKVEELIEEINGSERKINCVIADQSLGWALEIAKKHGIKRAAFCPAAAALLVLGFSIPKLIDDGVIDQDGTPLKREMIKLSPNMPPMNTMNFVWACIGNINAQKNIFKLMVRNNESIKLTDWLLCNSTYELEPAAFTMAPNIKPIGPLLAPKSKPTDSNCLTWLNQQAPQSVIYVAFGSFTTFNTTQFQELALGLELTGRPFLWVVRSDIPNGRNSAYPEGFQERIGSRGQMVDWVHQKKVLSHPSIACFISHCGWNSTMEGLSNGVPFLCWPYFADQFFNQSYICEYWGVGLGFERDGRGTITRNEIRNKVEQLVGNEKYKAKSMALKETVMNSIAETGGSNNNLKDFVKWLNE; encoded by the exons ATGGAAAATCCACATATTTTGGTAATTCCATACCCAGCACAAGGCCATGTGATTCCCCTAATGGACCTTTCATCATGTTTACTCAAACATGGCTTCAAAATCACATTTGTTACCCTGGAGTTTAATCATCAAAATGCCATGGATATATTGGCATTGAGAGGAGAAGAAATGGGTAATCGGGTTCATCTCGTTTCGGTTCCAGACGGGCTCGGATCATCGGAGGAAAGGAACCAACCAGGGAAGATATCTGAAGCAATATTGCAGACCATGCCAAGGAAAGTAGAGGAGCTTATTGAAGAGATTAATGGATCAGAAAGGAAGATAAACTGTGTGATTGCAGATCAAAGCTTAGGTTGGGCTTTGGAAATTGCAAAGAAACATGGAATCAAACGAGCTGCTTTTTGTCCTGCAGCAGCTGCATTGTTGGTGTTAGGATTTAGTATCCCAAAATTGATTGATGATGGAGTTATTGATCAAGATG GAACTCCATTAAAAAGAGAGATGATCAAGTTGTCACCAAATATGCCCCCAATGAACACAATGAACTTTGTTTGGGCCTGCATTGGCAACATCAATGCACAAAAAAACATCTTCAAACTCATGGTTAGAAACAATGAATCCATCAAATTAACTGATTGGTTGCTTTGCAACTCAACCTATGAACTTGAACCAGCAGCATTCACAATGGCTCCCAATATCAAACCTATAGGTCCATTGTTAGCACCAAAGTCAAAACCAACTGATTCAAATTGCCTCACCTGGCTGAACCAACAAGCACCACAATCAGTCATCTATGTTGCATTTGGCAGTTTCACAACCTTCAACACCACCCAATTCCAAGAACTCGCACTTGGGCTCGAACTCACAGGCAGACCCTTTCTTTGGGTAGTTCGATCTGATATACCAAATGGAAGAAACAGTGCTTACCCAGAAGGGTTTCAAGAGAGAATCGGTAGTAGAGGCCAAATGGTGGATTGGGTACATCAGAAAAAGGTTCTTTCCCATCCTTCCATTGCATGTTTTATAAGCCATTGTGGTTGGAATTCAACAATGGAAGGTTTAAGCAATGGCGTCCCTTTCTTGTGTTGGCCTTATTTTGCTGATCAGTTCTTTAACCAAAGTTATATTTGTGAGTATTGGGGTGTTGGGTTGGGGTTTGAAAGAGATGGGAGAGGGACCATTACAAGGAATGAAATCAGGAATAAGGTCGAACAGTTGGTGGGCAATGAAAAGTACAAAGCAAAATCAATGGCTTTGAAGGAAACAGTCATGAACAGCATCGCAGAAACCGGTGGATCTAATAATAATTTGAAGGATTTTGTCAAATGGTTAAATGAATAG